In Rhodococcus pseudokoreensis, the DNA window CTGAGGACCGCGCTCTGTTCACGCGTCGGGAAACTCGTCAGGTGTGCGTCACCGGCCGCGGTGAGCGTGGGACCGACCCATTGCTTCCATTCGACGTCCACCCCGCCCGCCCGGATCTCCCGCTCCAGGCCCCAGGAACGCAGCAACTCCATCGTGCGGGTACTGACCGAGGCCGCCCGCGGCAGCCCCGAGGGGGCCGGTCGCCGCTCTACCACCACGACCTCGATCCCGTGGCGAGCCAGGGTGATGGCCGTGGTCAGTCCCGCCGGTCCCGCACCGACCACGAGCACGGGCGTGGACGCCGGGGGACTCTGCGGGCGGGGGGTCGTGCCGAGGCTGTTCATGACGTCAGCTCCATCGTCGGAAGGCTGGTTGTACCGGTACCAGGAAGGTGTTCAGCCACTTCCCAATTTCGCCGGACAGTATGTCTTTCGATTACCAGCCTGAACTTCACGAGACGACATGTCAAGTGAAAATGTTAGAGTGACGCCTGTGGCGACCAGGAAGTATGAGCAGCGCCTGCGTGCGGAGGCGGCCGAGGAAACACGACGCAGCATCCTCGACGCGGTCTACGAGCGGCTGCGGGCAGCGCCGGCTACACCGGTGAGCGTCGACAAAGTGGCCCAGACGGCGGGTGTCTCCCGCTCCACCGTCTACCTGGTGTTCGGTTCACGAGCTGGGCTCTTCGACGCACTCACCACCGACTTGTGGTGGAACCGGGCGGGGTTCCAGGGGGTGGTGGACGCGGTGGAGCACTCGGACGCGCGCGAGCACCTACGCGGCGGGATCGACGCGGGAGTCCGGGTGTTCGCAGCCCACCGCGACGTCTTCCGGGCACTGTTCTCGATGGCCCAACTCGACGCGGATGCCGTCGGCGGGGCCATCGCGCGGATCGAGGAGAACAGGGCCGGGGGGATGGTCCACCTCGCCCGGCGGCTGGCCGAGCAGGACGTCCTGCGGCCGGACGTCACCGTCGACGAAGCCGCAGACCTGCTCTGGCTGCTGGCGAGCTTCGACAGCTTCGACCAGCTCTACACGGGGCGCAGCCTCCCCGTCGACGAGGTCGCTCGCATCCTGATCGCCACCGCCGAACGGAGCCTCTGCCGGTGAGCGGTGCGTCACGCCGGGTCGGTGGCCCTGCGGGGTTGGCGGCGCTGGTGGAACCGGGCGCGCTGGAGATCCAGGAGGGTCCCGCCCTCGGCATCTGCCTGCTGTTGTTTACGGGCAATTCCGACCCGAACGGCGGTCGTACGTCGGTGAAGTTCCGCCGCCCGGCCGTCGGCGTTCTCGTCGTCGAGAAAATGGGCGGCCGCGCGATCGCACCGAATCAGCAATTGTTCGTAGGCGAGGCGCGCCGGCGCTCGCTCGTCGAACTGCGTGATCGCGATATCCTCCACGAATTGCAAAGGGATGCGCAGTAATTGGTAATTCATTCGCAAAAGTGTCATCGGCACGCCGCGCAATGTTGTCACGATCGGGGATGCTAGCCCTCGTGGCCGACGTGTGTGCAGCGTTTCGCGTTCGCCGGGCGGTCGGTGGGTATCAATCACGGTAGGTGGGTATGGGCGGTCCGGCCACCGGGCCGAGTGGGGCCGCAGGCCAGTGGTTGTACAGACGCATCCAGGTGCCGTCGGCGCGCACTCGTTCGAGAGTGCCGTTGACCGCCCGCACGACGTCGTCGTGGTCCTTGTTCACACCGATGCCGTACTGATCCAACTGCAATCGTCGAGGTCCCGGACGGCGACGATCGTCGCGGTCGGCACCAGCCGCTGCACGGCAGGCGAGTGCCTCGGGGCGGGTCTCGGCGTCGCCTGCGTGTGCTTAGCTACCGGTCATGCGGCACCTGCGACTGCTCGTGCTGGCCAGTGAAGCGCACCGCGTGAACACCAAACTGGTCGCGACGACCCTTCGGGATCGAAACCATCACCCGGGCAAAGCGGACCTTCGTCGTCGAATCGCCAGAACAACAGATCGGCGGGTCTCGCCGATCGGGCACCCAAACCCCTGCGGACCATTCTCGACGCCGACCTGGTCCGGCATGATCTGCTGTGGGCCGGCGGTGGAGACCCCACACCATGTTCTGCGCGACCTACGCCGAACTGCTGGAACTCACTTCCGCCACAACGGCACCCGTCAATATCTGCTGAACTGGATCGCCCGACGCACACATCGGGAGTACGGCCAGCGATGCGGGTCACGCGGTCCGCACGCGGGCCTGACAGAATCACCACGTGTCCTGGAATCAGCCAACAATTACCGGATGGACGGCCCGGATCAACGACGACCTGTCCTCGGTCACGCTGATCGATCCGTCGCATATCACTCGCGCCGCACTGCGCCCCGGCCCCGGTGACGAATTCACCGCCCACTTCTCCCGCCTCGCGCGAGAATCCCTGGCCGAGCGCATTGGCCGCTACGGTGCCGCGCTACGCAAAGGCGTACCGGCATCCCTGGAACTGGCCGACGGAACCACCGGGGCCGTCACCGACCAGATGCCCGGAAAGATGCGCCGCAAATATAAACGAGCCGAGATCACTCTCCCCGGCCGCGCATACACACTTCGGCACACGTCCGGCCGCAAGGCGACCGCTGAGCGCGACGGAGCACCGCTCGCAGAGCTCGTACGTGGACGCGGACTCCGCTCCATCAGCGTCACGCGCACCACCCACGCGCACACCGACCACCTCGACGAGCTGATCCTGACCCTCTTCGAGAAGGTGATTGTCCCCGGCCGCAGCGGCGCCATCGACGAATTC includes these proteins:
- a CDS encoding TetR/AcrR family transcriptional regulator, with translation MATRKYEQRLRAEAAEETRRSILDAVYERLRAAPATPVSVDKVAQTAGVSRSTVYLVFGSRAGLFDALTTDLWWNRAGFQGVVDAVEHSDAREHLRGGIDAGVRVFAAHRDVFRALFSMAQLDADAVGGAIARIEENRAGGMVHLARRLAEQDVLRPDVTVDEAADLLWLLASFDSFDQLYTGRSLPVDEVARILIATAERSLCR